In Granulicella mallensis MP5ACTX8, the sequence TCCAGGTATTGCTAACAGGAGCACATTCTCGATACCCTAGAAACATCATGCGCCTGCAACCGGAAATCGCTCTCGAACCAACCGCAACCGCATGGCCCGACCGCGTCGGGATATGGGCATCCGTCCTTTGCGTCGTTCACTGCCTGATCACACCCATCCTGCTTTCGATGTCGACGGTCTTTGTGCACTTCCTTCCGTCGGAGGAGCGAACGCATCGGTCGCTGGCGCTGATGATTGCGCTCATCGGAACGATTGCCCTCATCAGGGGATTCCGCACTCATCGGCGGGCGCGGGTGATTCTCCTA encodes:
- a CDS encoding MerC domain-containing protein, whose amino-acid sequence is MRLQPEIALEPTATAWPDRVGIWASVLCVVHCLITPILLSMSTVFVHFLPSEERTHRSLALMIALIGTIALIRGFRTHRRARVILLMVAGLGCIFFAAFAGDRLPGHWIEVAITFLGSLLMISAHRLNHTFCKDCACSSR